CGTCCTCGCTGAGGAGTGCCTACGTACTTTCTTCATAGAAGAAAGATCAGGGTTGCTTTCGTAGTTCTTTCGAAATGATTTACGGTCATTCTTCTTTATTTTATTGAATACATTACAGCTAGTACCGGATTTTTCCAATTTTTTAGAAAGGTTTATCAGTCCCTGTAAGGTATACTCTTTACCCTTATTGAGGATTCCATGAGCGACTAAGTGGTCCTTTTGCTCATTCCAGAATCCATCCCGGTCCGGGTCTAATTGGGCCATGCGATCGATAATATCTTTCTTAATAAAAATGATTGAGTCTATCTCATCGTCGCTTACTTCCCTTTGGGGAGTTCAAGTTTCAAGTCTGCTTCTTATAACATCATGTTGAATTTGGTGGTTTGATGGCCCGGCATTTTCTTCTCCAAGTTGAGGTTCAGGGTTCGGCGGGGTGTGGCTTGTGGATGGCTCTCCCCGATCTGGAACAGCCCCGAATACGTGTTCCAGGGGAACTTCCGGAATTGAATAAGGGTCAAAACGGGGCTGTTCCCCTTGCGGCACCTCTTCCCCGGGGGAATCCGGTGCGGGTATCTGGCCCGAAAGCCCATTGAAAAAAGAGGACGACGGAGTAGAGGCTTCAGCTGACTTGCCCGCAGCGGATCCGGAAGGACCCGCTTCACTAGGCCCAGGCCCTGGTGGGTTCTCCATAGCGGAAGCAACCTCTGGGCCTTCcacaaaaaaaaacgaaaacaaaCCAGAGAAGGATCCAATTAGAGTAGAGGAAAaagcctccctcctccttctgACAATATAAAGTCCCAAAAAAATGagggaaataaaaataaaaataaggtaAGGTCTATCGGTCCACAAACCACTGAAGAAAAATTTGCCAATAAATTTTGACACGATACGTTCGTATCTCGAGATTGAGGGAATCTGTCCCCCCATTCCTCGTGAGCTACTTACTAGGAGAAGGCAGAACAGAAGAATTGTGAGAAATAAGTCAATTTATCAAGTTTAGGCATTTCGATTTGGATTTAAAATAAAACCTTCAAGACAGAAAAAGACTCCCTTTTCTTCCTATTGATCTTGACGTCGGAAATGGTTGGTTTTAATGCTCGCACAGACGAAATAGAATACCGGATTGGACCTTAGCCGCTCGGGAATAGAATCCTTCACCACCAGGAAAGGCAATCGCCACGACGCTGACATCTTTTCATACGTACTAGACCCGGAAGGCGGAAGAAGCCGCTTACACGACTTCCAATACAGACAACTCAAGCAACAACTCATATATAGTGTAGTTTCTATGATTTGGGGTTCGAATCTACCATTGGAGAGAAAATAAGGGGTTATGTGGATGGGGTCTCGCTTGGACGCAGGGGAGATCCATAGATCTGGATAGAGTCTTTCTCGCTCAGTAAAGAAGAGTACGCGCGCTACGGCTTACGCAGTGGATCTTCGGGCAACCAACCCGGCACATCCAATTCCGATCAACAACTTGGAGGTATGGCTGAGTGGCTTAAGGCATTGGTTTGCTAAATCGACATACAAGAAGATTGTATCATGGGTTCGAATCCCATTTCCTCCGGCACGGAAGTAGAACGGGCGGGCGAAATTACGTGAGAGAAAGAACCTCAGATTGATGGAGTCCGCCGTCGGACAGAATAGCACTACTTAGTGACTAGGAGCGGAGCGCCCCTTTCTTGTTCTTGGTGGCGTCTATAGCGAAGAAGACCTTCCCGAACGAGGGCCGTCCAGTCCCTGGCCGGCTCTCGGTTCTTGAGCAAACTCCTCCACTGGGATGCTCATAGATGAAGAAAAGAGACTTTAGGCAAGTGGTTCTGGTAGCTCAGCTGGTTAGAGCAAAGGACTGCAAATCCTTTTTTGCTTGTTTCAGTGGGAAGAGCAAGGGGCATTGCCCTTGAAATCCTTCAGTGGTTCGATTCCACCTCAGAACGAAAGAAAATGCAAGTGAAAGAGAATTGTAGGACAAGAGCTGATGGATGATAGAACAAAAGAGATGGATAGAGGCGAGAGAGATTGAGTGGAGGGTTCGAATCGCAAGATTCCTATTGGTGCGGAAATGGGTAGAGGTAAAGCGAAGCACAGAGACCAGACCACCGGATCCCCCCTTTTCAATTGACATAGTTTGACCAGTGAACTCCCTGCTGCGTGCAATAGTTGTTCCGAGGACAATCAATGGGTATATAAAAGACCAACGAAACGACGAGTGAGAAGGATAAGGGGGAGTAGTAGGAGGAGCTTTCATTGAAGTAGAGGTTTCATCGAGTGATGACGAGAGATAGAATGAGACAAAGCATAAAGGGGAGAGCGCTTTGCCGAGCATTTAGTAGTCGTTCGGCTGGGGGGGTTATCTTTAAAGTAGTGCTTAAATCACTACAGGAGCGAAAAAAAAGGATAAGTAGCGAAATTTCGTCgactatttatttttatatgttatGTATTCCATATTTGATCTTCTTTTTGAAGATTTCCATTTTAGTTTTTCTAGTCTTTTATCGGATAGTCCTCCCCATAGTACAGATGTTTTCCCTTCTAACTTGTTGCTCCTTTCTTATCACTCTTCCCCCAGAAGTTCAAGACCCACAGGCTCTAGCTCATTTAGAAGGGCTAAACTTCTATCTGAGCCTTTACGAGCAGGATCCGGAGTGGGTTGCGTTCATTCAGCAGGAGCTGAATCACAACACCCCTCTGGAGGACATACCTGGGCGGCTGAGGCTCTTCCTAATGGAAGAAAGGACATCCAATGTTAGGATGGATCTAATTCAAGAATTTCTAGCTCTATACGCGAGGAACGGAGCCGTACTTCCGGTAGAACCCTACCTTTTGGAGGGGGCGCTTCGTTCCTATCTTGACTCTATCCGAGCAACGGATGATTTCTCTATTCTCCAGGCAGCTTATCAGGATCTGCGGGATCATGAGGAAGGATCATTTTTCTTCCGTGATGTGGTTTCCCACAACCGTGATTTCCTGGAAGCGCAAAGCGCGAAAAGAACGTGGATTGAGGTGGAACGGAATTCGCTATATTCAAAGATAGAACGAGCCCAAGCAAGGCTCGAAAGAACCGAATTCCAACACACTCTACTGATCTTCCAATTAGAAGATCGAAAGAGGGGGGGGGAATAATATGCCGTataccactttttttttcaaaagcaaGCATATGTGACCTAACAGGACTTTTGAATTAACTCTGCGATTTTGAAGACGGAGGAAATGAAAGCTGAAGAAGTTATCGAAACTTGGTTTAGTATCAAGGTTCTTCTCTTCCAGCCCCGAGCCCCTCTCTGATAAggcttgaaagttttcaaaacgaAAATCAAATGACAAATCTGGTCCGATGGCTCTTCTCCACTAACCACAAGGATATCGGTACTCTATATTTCATCTTCGGTGCCATTGCAGGAGTGATGGGCACATGCTTCTCCGTACTGATTCGTATGGAATTAGCCCGACCCGGCGATCAAATTCTTGGTGGGAATCATCAACTTTATAATGTTTTAATAACGGCTCACGCTTTTTTAATGATCTTTTTTATGGTTATGCCGGCGATGATAGGTGGATTTGGTAATTGGTTTGTTCCGATTCTGATAGGTGCACCTGACATGGCATTTCCACGATTAAATAATATATCATTCTGGTTGTTGCCACCAAGTCTCTTGCTCCTATTAAGCTCAGCCTTAGTAGAAGTGGGCAGCGGCACTGGGTGGACGGTCTATCCGCCCTTAAGTGGTATTACCAGCCATTCTGGAGGAGCAGTTGATTTAGCAATTTTTAGTCTTCATCTATCAGGTGTTTCATCAATTTTAGGTTCTATCAATTTTATAACAACTATCTTCAACATGCGTGGACCTGGAATGACTATGCATAGATTACCACTTTTTGTGTGGTCCGTTCTAGTGACAGCATTCCTACTTTTATTATCACTTCCGGTACTGGCAGGGGCAATTACAATGTTATTAACCGATCGAAACTTTAATACAACCTTTTTTGATCCTGCAGGAGGGGGAGACCCAATATTATACCAGCATCTCTTTTGGTTCTTCGGTCATCCAGAGGTGTATATTCTCATTCTGCCTGGATTCGGTATTATTAGTCATATCGTATCGACCTTTTCAAGAAAACCGGTCTTCGGGTATCTAGGCATGGTTTATGCCATGATAAGTATAGGTGTTCTTGGATTTCTAGTTTGGGCTCATCATATGTTTACTGTGGGCTTAGACGTTGATACGCGTGCCTACTTCACCGCAGCTACCATGATCATAGCTGTGCCCACTGGAATAAAAATCTTTAGTTGGATTGCTACCATGTGGGGAGGTTCGATACAATACAAAACACCCATGTTATTTGCTGTAGGGTTCATCTTTTTGTTCACCATAGGAGGGCTCACTGGAATTGTTCTAGCAAACTCTGGGCTAGACATTGCTCTACATGATACTTATTATGTGGTTGCACATTTCCATTATGTACTTTCTATGGGAGCCGTTTTTGCTTTATTTGCTGGATTTTACTATTGGGTGGGTAAAATCTTTGGTCGGACATATCCTGAAACTTTAGGCCAAATCCATTTTTGGATTACTTTTTTCGGGGTTAATCTGACCTTCTTTCCCATGCATTTCTTAGGGCTTTCGGGCATGCCACGTCGCATTCCAGATTATCCAGATGCTTACGCCGGATGGAATGCTCTGAGCAGTTTCGGTTCTTATATATCCGTAGTTGGGATTCGTCGTTTCTTCGTAGTTGTCGCAATCACTTCAAGCAGTGGAAAGAACAAAAGATGTGCGGAAAGTCCTTGGGCTGTTGAACAGAATCCAACCACACTAGAATGGTTGGTACAAAGCCCTCCAGCCTTTCATACTTTTGGAGAACTTCCAGCTATCAAAGAGACAAAAAGCTAGGCGCACCTCTCCTAACTATTgcccataaaaaataatatatttaatattattatatattatatatatttgcccttataaaataatatatttaatatatattaattcAATTTTCTATTGTGTGAAGTAAAAGAAGAAAAGGTCTAGGCTCCGTCATGACGGAATCTAAGATAAGAACCTAACAGAacgtaaaaaatgaaaaaagattCTAGACTGTTAATGTCTTGGCTCTGGAAGGAGATCGCGTGCAAGTAAACTAACGTCGTTCGTTCGGCGACCCCGCCTCACTTCACTTAACAGAAAGGGGGCCCTATTGAGAATTACGAGCATCGCATAACAGAAAATCTATTTACAAGCTACTGATTCTCCGACTACCAATTCTCAGGTCTGTGCTTCGGTTGGAGTCTTGGTCCGCGGGTGGAGGTTCGCGAGGGGGATATTCTGAACCAGCCGCTATGGCATATTGCCAGCCGATACAACTTAAAAGCGAGACCAAACACTCTATACTATTACTCTAAACATCGAATGCAATGAGAAATTCTTCGACAGACGGACTTAGCTGATTGATGTCATAAGCAATCTTCCTCGTATAGCGAAATCGAGAGTTCACGCTCAGCGTGAAGGAAAGCACTTCTACTTTCTCAGAGCTCCCCGTACAGTGGCACATCACCAGCCTTGCCTTAGTTCTCTTCTCGTTCAATGCTGTCTTTTCAGCGCTGATGGAAGCATGCCAAGGTGAAGTTGACGATCTCTTTAGCCTTTCTCCTTCTCTTCATCTTGCCCTATGAGCTCATGCAGTGAGTGCCGCAGGATGATTTAGTTCTGAGCGAGGGCTTGACCCGTTGAGGAGGGCATATTCTTCTGCATCTCTCTTGTCGGATCGCCTCCCCGTGTCCACGTCGTCGAAGAGATAGTCTTTGGACCCCAATTTCCCGTCGTAGGGAGCACTCTTCTGAGCCCCTAGATTCGCCGAAGGATGAGATCTTGCCTATGCAGTAGGATGAACAGGAAAGTTCTCCTCCATTGAGACCCGTGGAAGACTACTACTTTTTCTTATTGAAAAAAAGAGCTTTGTTATCTTACTTGCTGGCTAGTAAACGCTACCCCTACCCTTGAAAACTTGTTTACTTTTGAGGGCCGGAGTTTACTTAAATTCAAGAGGGACTTAAAGGATTTCTAACTTCACTGTCCTGCTTACTCATTGGATGAATTGACAGAGTCTCTTGCCCTTTACCTTGGATATACACAAGATTGCTCATTCGCTGTAACCACTAGTTCTAGAACTGAATAGGAAAAGCTATATGGCACTCAAACAGAATGGATAGCAACTGAAACTCCAAGAGGTAGTATACTAATAtactttttttcctaaaaaccgGCTTTCCTAAGATGCCTATTGGTCTAAGCTTTATATCTATCCTATCGCTCTCTTGCTTAAATTCACTTCCTTCCTGAACTCAGATCTAAATGGCTTCCTTTGGATCGACATTAACTTAGGCGTAGAAAGAGGTCAAAGCACGGGCATGGAAAAGGGATTCTATGGCGTGCTGGGCTGGATGAAAGAAGCAACTACGCCTACAATGAGAATAGCAGGACTCCCACTAGCTGACAGAGAACTCCCAGCCAAAATGAAACAGGACTTCCAGCAATAGCAGCAATAATAAAGGGGGATGAAGGCAGCCAAAGCCGAAATAATAAAGGCGAATCTTATGCTCAAGCCGCAGGGGGAAGCAGAAGCTCTGGTAAACTGACACTGAACTGATTACAATATTAAAGAATCAGCGAATACAGATGCAGACACAATCAAAGCCAGACAATGGAAGTCACGTATCATCTTTCTGCAGATGGAGAAAATCAAATAGCGATATCACACAGAGAAGAGAAGTCAAAAGCATGCAAGTGACTACGAGCTAGGTCTACTATTGATACGCCTTGAGGAAGGAAGTGGTGAGACCCAGGGACAGATCGAAGTCGAAGTAAGTGCAAAGAAAAGGGAAGTCCAGGAACTATTTATGCCATAGAAACACACATCTGCTAGTGGGAACTACCAATAGGGGAATCCAAAAGAAGGCTAAGATGGATCATGAACACGAAAATAGCATGCACGGGAGTCAAATGCACCATATGTGGACCTCACTCTATCAACTAAAAGAAGAGATTCGCAAGGGAAGATTCCCCTATCTCCTATCTCTATATATTTGAATTATTCTTCGGCGGAGCTGGGAAAGTATTGCTTGTTTCCTAGAATCCGGTATCTGGAGAAGTAATCGGCCTTTCATTTCTTTAGTAGGTACAATAACACTCTTTCAGACcattgacatgtagaatttacTTAACTTAAAATGTGTTACCCAAGCAAGATGTAATTCAAAGCAGGCAGAGCAAGAAGGTCAAAGAAGTTAGCAgcaaagggaaaagaaaagcgGGATTCTAGTATCCAGTTCCTGTATCTGCATGCCGTATAGTAGACTGATCTAGTGGGGAAAGCAAGCTCAAGTCAAGTAGTGGAATCCTACAAGCCGAAGGGTAAGGGTGCTGGGGGTTAGTGATCTTACCATCCAAGACCCTCGAGTCCCAGAATAAAGGGATAGTAGTAGGAAGTTGGTGCTGTAGGAAGATAAGAATCCAAAGCCTAAAAGGGATAGCCCCCTAGTTTGATAGTGGAGGATAGCTT
This genomic window from Oryza sativa Japonica Group chromosome 12, ASM3414082v1 contains:
- the LOC107279571 gene encoding uncharacterized protein, with protein sequence MTRDRMRQSIKGRALCRAFSSRSAGGVIFKVVLKSLQERKKRISSEISSTIYFYMLCIPYLIFFLKISILVFLVFYRIVLPIVQMFSLLTCCSFLITLPPEVQDPQALAHLEGLNFYLSLYEQDPEWVAFIQQELNHNTPLEDIPGRLRLFLMEERTSNVRMDLIQEFLALYARNGAVLPVEPYLLEGALRSYLDSIRATDDFSILQAAYQDLRDHEEGSFFFRDVVSHNRDFLEAQSAKRTWIEVERNSLYSKIERAQARLERTEFQHTLLIFQLEDRKRGGE